The region TTGTCAACACCATCAGTTTTGAACACATCTGCAACCCGAAAGTGGAACACCTGATTGGCTACACGCAGTTTGAATGTACACACAACATGGCTTACATGTTGAAGAAGCTGCTTATCAGCTACATTTCCCTGATTTGCGTCTATGGTTTTATCTGCCTCTACACGCTTTTCTGGCTGTTCCGAATACCTTTAAAAGAATATTCCTTTGAAAAGGTCAGAGAAGAGAGCAGCTTCAGTGACATCCCTGATGTCAAGAACGATTTTGCGTTTCTCTTGCACATGGTAGACCAGTACGACCAACTGTATTCCAAGAGATTTGGTGTCTTTTTGTCAGAGGTAAGTGAGAACAAACTACGGGAAATTAGTTTAAACCACGAGTGGACTTTCGAGAAGCTGCGGCAGCACGTTTCTCGCAATGCGCAGGATAAGCAGGAGTTGCATCTCGTCATGCTGTCGGGCGTCCCCGACGCAGTGTTTGATCTGACAGATCTGGAAGTGTTGAAACTGGAGGTGATTCCTGAAGCAAAAATCCCAGCAAAAATATCCCAGATGACCAATCTTCAGGAGCTCCATCTGTGCCACTGCCCTGCAAAGGTCGAGCAGACAGCCTTCAGCTTCCTCCGGGACCACTTGAGATGCCTTCATGTGAAGTTCACAGATGTTGCAGAGATCCCCGCGTGGGCGTATTTGCTCAGAAACCTCCGTGAGTTGTACTTGGTAGGCAACTTGAactctgaaaacaacaaaatgataGGACTCGAATCTCTCAGAGAGTTGAGACACCTTAAAATCCTCCACGTGAAGAGCAATTTGACCAAAATTCCCCCCAATATCACAGACGTGGCCCCGCATCTGACCAAACTGGTCATTCATAATGACGGCACTAAGCTCGTGGTACTCAATAGCCTTAAGAAAATGACAAATGTTGCAGAGTTGGAACTGCAGAACTGTGAACTGGAGAGAATCCCCCACGCCATCTTCAGCCTCTCTAACTTACAGGAACTGGATTTAAAGTCAAACAGCATACGCACAATTGAAGAAATCATCAGTTTCCAGCACTTAAAAAGACTGACTTGTTTAAAGCTGTGGCACAATAAAATAGTCAGCATTCCTCCCTCCATTACCCACATAAAGAATTTGGAGTCTCTTTACCTCTCCAATAACAAACTCGAATCCTTACCAGCCGCAGTGTTCAGTTTACAGAAACTTAGGTGTTTAGATGTCAGCTACAACTCGATCGCGTTGATTCCGGTGGAAATAGCTTTGCTTCAAAACCTGCAGCATTTTCACATCACAGGAAACAAAGTCGACGTTCTGCCAAAACAGTTGTTTAAATGTGTTAAATTGAGGACTTTGAGTCTGGGACAGAACTGTATTACCTCGCTCCCAGATAAAGTCGGTCAACTCTTGCAGCTGACCTACCTGGAACTGAAGGGAAACTGCCTGGACCGGCTGCCGGTCACGCTGGGGCAGTGTCAGCTCCTCAGGAAAGGCGGGCTCGTGGTGGAAGATCACCTCTTTGACGCCTTGCCTTCAGAAGTTAAGGAGGTGTTGAATCAAGACACAAGCATTCCTTTTGCTAACGGGATTTAGGCAGAGGCGAAACGCTCCGGTAGCTGACTTCCAAACAGCAAAGGCTAAAAAGGATGGCGATGGTGACCCCATGCCTTTTAGAGAGCAGAATTCCTTGGAAGGCAGGACTGCTAGCGGGATCGGAAGAGGTGAAAGCGAGTGTTCAAtgtttgcagtgttttaaaaaattattcccCAAATTTTTGAGAGGATAAAAGAACCTAAATAATCtcaattcttttttccttaaattgttTGTAACttggatgctgctgcttttgaatgTTTACAAATTCGCTTGCCTGCTTAAAGTAAATGATTAAATTGATGACCTTTTCTTACTATGCAAGTTATTCCTTAAGGTCTGGATTTACTTTAGTGCATtatgggagaaaagaaatgaggatAAATGTTGTATACAGTGTGGTTCTAACAGCACTTGAAGCACGTGGAGTGTTTTGTTAGCGTGTAGCCCTCCTCGGCAACTGGAACCAGTTTGGCCGTGCTCCGGGCTGCCCCAGAACCACCGTTTCCCTGCAGTGAGGTACATGGTTTGCATCAGGCCCGGTGTGTTTGTCTTCGTTCTTCATCCTCAAGGCCTCGTGGTGTGCTGGGTGAGGTTTCTTTTATggcctgctgtgctgctctgtccCACGGGCAGAGACCGGTTGCGTTCACACAGCTGATCCCCCGCTCAGCTTCCACAACGCTCCTCTGTCCCCCAAAGGGGTGATAAAGGGAGAATCCTGCCACCAGGCTTCCCGGCTGGGGATAGTTTTGGTGTTGGATCTGTTTTGGAAGGTGACTTCGAAAGCCACTAAACCCCACCTGACTTCACTACTCATGTTTTGCTCCTCTTCCGTGTTTGGGAAACTCAAGGCAATTGGTGAGTCGGTGATGGTTTTGAGGGTCCTGCTCCATTGATGGCAGAGATACAGGAGTTGTGATTTACCCAGACCCCATTTAGCCTTAGCGCCCATCGTGACGTGTCCTGCCCAGGACCACCCTTCTGCCCCAGCCCACCCCAAGCACGCCGATGTTTTTGAACTCTTAGGCACTGTTCGGAAGCCCAAACTGTGCGCCAGCTGTGTCAGCGGGTACAGGAGAAAGCAGACAGCATTGAGCGGAGGCatttttcttggttgtttttttggtagtgtttttttttaatggaatttgcATTGCCAGAACCATTAGAGAATGCTTTAAATCTGCAAAATGATCAGTTGTAACTTCTGGCCGTTCGCATTCCGTGCgtgcagaaaagcagcaccGTGTGCTGGGAGCTGAATCCGTGGTTGCTTCTGGTTTAAAGACAAATCCCTGTTGTGGTGCGGTCAGGACTGAACTCGTCTGCAGCGCAAGGGGCTGTTCTCGCCCAGCAGCCCTGCGCCGtgattcctccttcccttcactGGAGCTGCCCTGACTCGCGGGGGGATCGTTTAGACCTGGGGGCATCGAGCAGCCGGGAATGTTTCACACGCTGCTCTTACAAATCTTGCACATTTTGCTGTTAATCATTCACTGTCGGTCGTGCTGGGAGCACCGTTCTCAGCTGAAGGCAGTGGTCTCTGGGTACATACCCACACTGAATGCGTATGTATGTCAGCCGACAAGTTCACAAAGAGTGGGTTTCCCACTTCTTCTGGGGATACAGTCCATTTTCCACTTGCCAGCAGGGAGTAAACTTGGGATGTTCTGCATCACCAAGTCCTAGGTTTGGCAGAATACTTGCAGTCACTGCTCTCTCCTCCACTGGGAAATACAGTGCTGATCCTTAGAATTGTTTTTAAGTAGAAGTTAAGGCTGcagtggattatttttttcctaagaaattctttcatgtgtttattttttgcacATAGATCACTTTAAAATTGCTGGACTCTAGAAACTGTGGAATATACTCCTGGTGGATGCTTTCTACTTGCTGTTGAGCATCATTGCAGCTTCGCAGACGCTGTGTGTAGGAGGGACGAATTGCTGGAGGATGGCAAAGTAattaaacatttagaaaaacagttctatttttcatcttttttttttattttaatagtggAGTCGCACGGAATGCGGCCGTGGATCGAtccagcttttaaaagcttttcttggtGTTTCTATTCTCCTGCTGTTCCTACTGATGTTCAAGAAAGAGACCCACATCCCCTTCCTATGAGTGTGGTAAACCTCACTTAGACCACTGGTTTGAGTAGTGATTAGCCAGTTGTGCTTCGTTAGACAACTTTCTCCTGAATAAGTATAGGTTAAAGTTATTTTCTGGCTCGTGATACTCGCTTGGCATAAACACCATTCTTGTTTTTAGGAGCGCCGTCTCGGAGCGGGGAGGAATAGCCCCTCATCCCTCCCACGTCACCTTCCCCgggtccttcctcctccttgtgACTGTTCATAACATTCCCATCTCCTGCGTGTCCACCAACACGGTCTCGCTTTAACGTCTTGGAAGTTCACCTCTTTTCCTGTAAGGcatgtgaaatatattttgcatttctatttgATTTAATAAATGAGATGTTTATATCTTCCTTTAATCTGTTGTTTTAATGGcagaaaagtgtgtgtgtgtggcaaAAATCTCCGACTTTGAGTTTCTTGTGCTGAAGTCGTGCCTGTAATCGAGCAGGAAGAGGTACGAGTCGCTGCTCCTGGTCAATGGTTTCTAACTAGAAGCCGGTGCTTCAGGATAAGTGTTTTTTCAATACAATCGAAATGACCTCCCGCTGGGTTTATTTGGCTGATGGGGCTTTGCAGAATACCTGTATGGCTCCAGAATTCAATTTCATTCAAAGAGAGGGAAAACGCCCATTCCATTTGCCCCTGCTGCTGTGACACATCTTGGTGGAGATCCTTTAGTTTTCCAATGAATTGTCCTTCTGGAAGACACTTCCTGTGATGCGGACAGAGCTGTGGTGTCCTGAGCGCTTCGGGGCTCTCGCCCAATATGGGAGGATGCTGACACGAGACTCGAGACCTGCGTTTGGGTTTGGCACAACGTTCTCACCTGGGGAAAAGGACAATAAAAGGGATTTAAACTTCCTGTCTATGGGCTGGGGATTCTTTAAGGGATTAGAACGCATGAATGATTGTGAAAAAGACAAATCCTGGGGAAGTGAGGAGGGGGTGTAGGAAGATTCCGGAGGCACAGGCAGGCTCGTCGTTAGCTGTGTGGCAGAGCCCTATTCATGCGCTTCTAACATGATCTCAGAACAGTTTGATTTAGGAGACAGTGAGCGAccacaggcagggctggaggacagCGCAGGGTGTTGGACTCTGCCTCATGCAGGAACTGCGTTCCTGGACTCGTTCCTGCCAGACTGGCAAGCTGCAGGACCCGGTGTGCTGGTGACGGAGCTCCCAACCTCTCTCGCACGCTATTTTCCCAATCATTTTCCCCGATGAAGAAACACAGCTACAGCCCTAACCAGCCGGCAGCGGCTGAGGCTCCCTTGAGGCAGGATTAGGAAGGCACCAATCTCGTTGCTTGCACAAGTGCAGGCTCGCAGGCGTCTGCATGGACACGTTGCCTCCCAAGCAGCCTGGGAGGACTGAAGTTTGAGATTCCAGGCTGactggtggagaaggacctgggagtgctggttggCAGTGGCTCAACGTGAGTCAGCAGTGGCCAAGAATGCCAATcgcatcctggcttgtatcagaaacagcgtgaccagcaggaccagggaagggattctgcccctgtactcggcactggtgaggccacatcttgaatcctggggtcagttttgggcccttcagcacgagaaggacattgaggggctggagagttTCCAGAGAGGGGgagtggagctggggaagggtctggagaacaggggttatgaggggtggctgagggacctggggttgtttggtctggagaaaaggagcctgaagggagacctcatcgctctctacaactccctgagaggaggttgtggggatGTGGGTGTGGGtgtcttctcccaggtgactgTGAGAGGacgagaggaaacagcctcaagtcacaccagggcaggttcagattgggtatcaggaaaaatttcttcatcaaaagggttctcaggccctggcagaggctgcccagggaggtggtggagtcaccacccctggaggggtttgaaagatggggagatgaggtgctcatggatctggttcagtagtggacaggaacGGTTGggcttcatgatctcaaaggtcttttccaaccaagtgattccaTGGCCCTTGCACAGCCACGTGGGTGCTCTGCTCAGAGAGGTTTGTGGAGGCActtaaaagaaattgctttggGAGCCACAAGGTGATCCTTAGGGCTACTGGAACTGAAAGGAGTGAGGCAAATTCTGTAGAGGGTTTAACCTTGGTGTTAACCCCTTGCCTCCTGGGAGCTCAAAATCGCTGCACGCATGACGGAGGAGCTCGCAGGATCCCCTGCACCACTGGCGACGGTGGCACTGCAGAGGAGATCATCCACTCGTGCTCCACGGCGTGGTCACCACTTCAACCGAAGGCATCAAGCACTGATGTCGCAGAACGCTGTGGGCTTGTGCTGTGTCCAGTTTCCCAGGACAGCAAATCATTCCCTGTGCTGCCAAAGGGAGGGGAAGCTGCGTTTACAGAGTTTGGTTGTTTCTGTAGCAAAGATGAGGCTTTAGAATTAAGCTCAGGAACAGATTTTTCCAAGCTGATTACAAACACGCTCCCATTCCGTGATAAAAGTCATGGGCGATGCCGTGTCTGGCCGGGAGACACTGAAAATCGTTGTTGGGTGCGGGGGGCAGCTCTCGAGGGCTGCACATGGACACGATCCAGCTCAAGGGGGGAGCTTGGAAACCACACGCGCTGGAGCCCGGCCAGGCTGCGTCGCCCTCCCtccctggggagaagagcccccGAGGCCTTTAGCGATGACTGCAGCCAGGACCTTTGTTCTGTCTTGCCTCCAACAGCACGAGGCCCCTCGGTGCTGGAGGTAATGGAGGGTTTATGGGTTTAATAATGACTGTTTGGGAAGAATGCCATCTCCTAAATGAACACCACAGTTGCTTGCAGGAAGTCTTCCAGCGCGGAGCAGGTCTGTTCCCATCAACCGAACATGTTGTGCACATAAACGGCGCAGTTGTGAGTTGGGACTGGGTTGCACAGACCATTAGGAATAAATGCACGAACACGCCGCTGCGCTGCTAACCAGTTCGAGGTAGTTTTTTGGTGCTTCAGGTGGTTTGGAAAACTGGGGTTGAAGACCTTTTCCCCTGCAGCGCTGCTGGGGTGGGAGAAGGGCTGGGTGCGTGGCTCCcctctgctggggctgctggatTGCTCTCGCTCCTCCAGAGGTGTCATCGGTGGGAGGTGGCACTGAAGCTGTGTCCTTCGCTGCAGAAGAAAGGGGACCCTGTTAAACATGCCCGGTTGCCAAGCGATGTCTCTGAAAGATGGGGATTGTGATCAAAGGAGGAAATGCAGAATAAGGGGGAtaaaaagggaataaataaCCCTGAGAGGAGGTGGAGCCCCCACCCATAGCTTGGCATTTCAGAAGTTTTAGAGAGACGGTGTAAAATCTGGAGCGCAAGTTGGAGCTTGTCCTGCCTGGACCAGGCTTCAGCCCTCTGGGCACCCTGTGACTCTTTGCCTCTTTGTTTTGGTTGTTcgtttctctctctgtccccccctctgtccccagcagGGCCTCAGGGTGCCTCTGTGCTGGTGCTCTCCTTCCCCGCCTGCTCCGTGTGTGTGTCCGTGATAAGCTCGGCGCTGTGGTGCTGTTAACGCCTATCCCAGTGCAGCCACACGCAGGGCTGCTCACAGGGACACTGGGGCCCTGGGCTAATCTCGGGGCTGCAGCTTCCCCTGAGAAGGGATTCTCCCTCCGGCTGGCAGGCGATAGCGCAGTGCAGCTGAAGCCCTGCCCCGGGGCCGCTGCGTGCAACCGCTGCCCAGTGGGTGACGTCGGGGCTGGTGGGGTCATGGCCACCTCCAGCTCTCCCACAGCCTGGGGGAACCatgcttttccagctttcctccCAAAAAAAGAGGTCCCATAACATCCATATGCGGTTCCCATGGGCATCCCCACGGCTCCTGCGGCTGTGTGTCCTAGCAGCCTCCCGGTCTTTGGTGGAAGTGGGGTTGGATGTTTCCTACCCGCTTTGTGAAGGATGCAGAGAGCACCCGATGGCTGGGtgcctctctttttcctctgcccTCAGTCAAATCCCTTCCTTCAGCCTTTCTCCCTGTGTTGTTGGCCTCTGTGTGGTTTGTCACTCTGTTTATGGTGGTTGCTACAGTCGGTGGTGTCTGTAAGGGGATGTGGGACCTGGGCACCCAGGGCCAACTTTGCAAGGCGATGTTTGTCTGGTGGCTGCGCCGCCGAGAGCAGACAGGCGCTGTGAGGCTTCCGACGCCTCTGCTCAGGGGGAGGTGGTGCTGCTGCGCGGCGTTGGCTTCTCTGAGGCCCAGGGGACAGACCTGAACGTGGTGGGTGGTCTCCAAGCCCTCTGGGCTCTTATCTGTCATGAGAGTTGTATTGTGGACTtgcatggagtgatgggacaagagggaatggcttgaAATTGGAAGGGGAATATTTAGAtcggacattaggaagaaattctttatgatgagggtgaggaggccctggcccaggctgcccagagcagtggtggctgccccatccctggaggagttccaggccaggttggatggggcttggagcccctgatccagcgggaggtgtccctgcccatggcaggggtggcactggatgggcttggaggtcccttccaacccaaactgttccaggATTCTGTGACTTCTTTCCACGCTGTAGCTGCAGGGATGTCCCATGGGTGTGAGATGCTGAGAAAGTGGAGACTCCAGGTGGATGCCCAGGTCTGCCGGGGCTGTCACGCACAACAGAGCTGGAAACCGGATGCCTCTCAGGACCTCGAGTTTTAAACGTTTAAAACTAGGAAATGTACTTACCAAAAGGCAAAGGCCAGCGGGGTGCTAAAGTGATTGCTGTCGGTATTGATATTAGTGTGTACCTGAGACCCAGGACAACCCGGTGTGCTGTGGCCCAGGAGAATGAGCTACATTTCTGCAGTCTTTGTATGAAAATCTGGTGAAGTAACTTGGACTGAAATGGAGTGTGTTAAACGGGTGTGAGGCGGGGCTGCCCCTGCAAGCGAGCGCTGCCGTGGGGGAATGATTCACATGCCTGGGACACGGGAAAGTCCCTCAGCCCTTCACAGctttatcataaaatcattaggttggaaaagaccttagagatcatcgactccaaccgtccctgtccactactaaatcatgtcccaaatcacttcatctacctgccttttaaacccctcccGGGATGGGGACTCcgccacctccccgggcagccgtcccagtgcttgagaacccttttggtgaagaaatttttcctaatgtccgaTCTAAGCTTTCCCTGGGGCACCTTGAGGCCGTCCCCTCTTGTCCTCTCACAACGGCCAAGTGCGCATCCCTCTCCCCACGCCTTTCAGCGTCCACGCGTGTTTCCCCCGGGTGATGGGGTCTGAAGCCACAGGGATCCAGCGCTACCCCTGAGACACAGCCTGGctccaggagcccagcccagtgcagcccctCTCACAGACCgttcctctttcagtttaggACCAGGACAGCCGACAGGCTGCAGTTTTGAGCTCGAACTGTGCAGGAAAGGCCTTAATTAAAccatttttctgaagtaattaAAAGGCTGCAAGGTGATGGTGCAGACAGCAGTGCTGCACCAGGGTTTGACACCCACATTCCTGCCCCGACCTGGAGCAGAGCTTGGCCCCTGCTCCGCAGCGGAGCAGACACGATCCCAGCCCCATGGAAGAATCACGCCTGCGGTGGAAGGGACGCACGTGTTTGGAGGACGGGTTCCAGGTCACCATCCCATGTAGGATGAGGTCCTTGTGCCTCTGTGGCTTTGTTTATCTTGGTGCTCGCGTTGATCAGCCGTAGCAACGTGTTTAATTCTgaatatattcatttatttaaatacttctaaCAATCATTACAGGGCTGCTAATTGCGGACTCTCCCAGAGGAGCTCGGCACTGAACAGCCTGCTGTGAGGAACCAGTGAACAGCCTGGGTGGGACTCGGGGTCCCAAAATGAACATTTTGGCTTTATAATCTGTTGTTCCTTCCTCACTGTGCTGAGAAAGGGCTCCTTGGACGAGACCTCAGGGATCCGGCATCTCTGCAGTCCTGTCAGGCTGTGATCAGTGCTCCTGaagggctgcagctgctgtcagcAAAACGCTGACAGTGTGATCAGTTCTCTGCAAGACTGGAGTTCGAAGAACCTTAAGGGTTGAGCAGACAGACACCGACTGGACTTGGATTGTGGAGTTATTGGAgtgagtccaaaggaggcccTGGAGATggtccgagggctggagcagctctgctgtgaggacaggctgagagagttggggctgttcagcctggagaagagaaggctcccaggagatcttagagcagctccagtgctgaaaggggctccaggaaagctggggaggggctctggatcggggagcgcagggagaggacaaagggGACGGGTTTAaactgaaggaggggagattgagatgagatctaagggagaaatgttttcctggtgGAAACCTGTTTCTTATGTTGCAGAAGTCAAGCGCAGCTTGTGAGATTGATGTGATGATTCTGAGGCGTTTGGAACTGGTCCTAACACATCACGGAAGCGAAGAAGCGCTGCAGTTCCGCACTGTGGCCCTCCCAGGGTGTCtctgcccctccactgcccGGCACCCGCAGCTCTGTCACACGAAGGGCAGGGATCAACGGGCTCCGAGAAACCTGGGGTGCTTCTCGGAGCTCAGTCCCTCACTGGAATAGAGTGAACCCTTTCTGCCCTGCCCTCTCTGAATGgacttctttctgttctcccAACATTTATTCTCAATTCCTTTGGCTCCAGATCCAAAACTATTCTCAGCTTGGTTTTTTCCAGATGCCTCTTTAGAGAACCACACACTCGAGCCATTGTGCGCGGCAGCTCTGATTTCAACCTGCTAAAAGTTTGACAACAATCTCTGCggtctttattttctcttccccGTGGCTCgggttttgtttggattttgagGGTTTTCTTTCTGGCAGAAATGCCTTTGTCCCAGTCAGGCTGGCAGCGGGCGACAGCATCGCTGCTGGGTTAGAGGACATATGGCATTTGGAGAGGTCTTTTGTACAGTTTTGAATCCCAATTATTGCCCTGTAAGAAACTACAGGCTGTCCTGGAGCTGCTGAAATGAATCACTCGGGTGAaggcttttttctctctttttttttttttactgccaaTTTGAAGCAGTAAAAAGTCTGGCTGACTCCTTCCTCCCTCATAAAACCTGATGCAAAACTTCCACTGCTTTGGCGGGATCATTCTTCCATGGCACCCCGCGAGCAGGGGGACCGTTTTCTTCCCACATTTGAAACACTTTTTAGAAGGAAGCAGCACGCATGAGAAACTGTGAGGTTCCAAGATAAAAAACATGGAGATAAATAACCTTTGGagcacacagcagcagccagacaACTTATCTCGGCGTATAAAGGCATGTTTATGTACACggtcctttaaaataaaagccaccAGTAACTAGGATACTGTTCCTGGGACCGAAGGCAAGCGATGAACGAGGGAGATGTGAAAAAGCACGTCATcttctagggaaaaaataaataaaggggTGATGTTTTTTATGAAGCTCAACCAGCTGAGGACTTCAAAGGCCAGAGTCTTTGGTCTCCAGTCCTCCTTGTGACCATGGTTTGTACAGACAAGTCCGTGGTCTTACTACACACGGAAAGAGAGAAGCCTGAAGAGGAGAGACACGGACAAGCACGAACCTGCTTCAGGCACTCTCAGGAGGACGTTTTCCATTccatcaggggctccaagccccatccaacctggccttgaacccctccagggatggagcagccaccgctgctctgggcaacctgggccagggcctcctcaccctcagtgaaaaacatttcttcctgagatctagtctaaacttctcctgttttagcttaaaaccattaccccctGCCCGATTGCTACTGGCACAGctaaaaaagtttttctccatctttcttttcagcccctttaagtattgaaaggctgcaataaggtctccctggagccttctcttctccaggctgaacaaccccaactctcccagcctgtcctcgtagcagaggtgctccaacactcggatcatctttgtggcctccttcGGACTCACTCCAATAGCTCCATGCCCGTCCTCatctgaggactccagaactggactcaggaCTCCAGGAGGGTGTTaccaagcagagcagaggggcagaatcctctccctccctgctggccacactgcttaAGATGCAGCCTGGGAGGAGGGCACTTGCACGGCACTCTCTGAGCCCTTGCTCTCGGCCTTTATTCTTGAACTTCGTAGTGTGACTGCacgatttttttttctcatttttaatttactggtTTTCTTGTTATTTAAAGGTCAGGTTTTCATCTGTTCTTGAGTCAGCCTGACGAGGTGCTACAGCTACTTTCTCACCATGCACGC is a window of Cuculus canorus isolate bCucCan1 chromosome 8, bCucCan1.pri, whole genome shotgun sequence DNA encoding:
- the LRRC8D gene encoding volume-regulated anion channel subunit LRRC8D — protein: MFTLAEVASLNDIQPTYRILKPWWDVFMDYLAVVMLMVAIFAGTMQLTKDQVVCLPVLQSTVNSKAQPIMSGKADFTTVETTTGQGEASSMRTVSFGSAPTVTPGVPLSTAASSQYPPTESGQELKKEQKDSSGRKTNLDFQQYVFINQMCYHLALPWYSKYFPYLVLIHTIILIVSSNFWFKYPKTCSKIEHFVSILGKCFESPWTTKALSETACEDSEENKQRLTGAQSLSKYVSTSSDEGSPSATTPMITKSGFKFSADKPMIEVPSVTILDKKDGEQAKALFEKVRKFRAHVEDSDLIYKLYVGQTVIKTVKFIFILCYTANFVNTISFEHICNPKVEHLIGYTQFECTHNMAYMLKKLLISYISLICVYGFICLYTLFWLFRIPLKEYSFEKVREESSFSDIPDVKNDFAFLLHMVDQYDQLYSKRFGVFLSEVSENKLREISLNHEWTFEKLRQHVSRNAQDKQELHLVMLSGVPDAVFDLTDLEVLKLEVIPEAKIPAKISQMTNLQELHLCHCPAKVEQTAFSFLRDHLRCLHVKFTDVAEIPAWAYLLRNLRELYLVGNLNSENNKMIGLESLRELRHLKILHVKSNLTKIPPNITDVAPHLTKLVIHNDGTKLVVLNSLKKMTNVAELELQNCELERIPHAIFSLSNLQELDLKSNSIRTIEEIISFQHLKRLTCLKLWHNKIVSIPPSITHIKNLESLYLSNNKLESLPAAVFSLQKLRCLDVSYNSIALIPVEIALLQNLQHFHITGNKVDVLPKQLFKCVKLRTLSLGQNCITSLPDKVGQLLQLTYLELKGNCLDRLPVTLGQCQLLRKGGLVVEDHLFDALPSEVKEVLNQDTSIPFANGI